The nucleotide window ATCACCGCCGGAGCCGCGGCGGCGCCTTGACAACACACCCCGTGCGGATACAGTCCGCACGGGGTCTTTCTGGTCTTGCCTGAACATAAAAGGAGACGACCATGCGTTACATTGTCAGTGCCTGTCTGGCCGGAGTATGCTGCCGCTACGATGCACAGGCAAAACCGCACCCGCAGGTGCTGGAGCTCATCCGTCAGGGCAGGGCCATACCCGTATGTCCCGAACAGCTGGGCGGCCTGCCCACACCGCGTGACGGCGCGGAACTTTGCCACGGCCGGGTGCTAACCCGCAACGGAACCGACGTCACTGCGCAGTTTGTACTGGGTGCGCAGCAAGCTCTGGAGCTTGCCCGTCTGTTCGGCGCCGGTGCGGCCATACTGCAGGCGCGCTCTCCTTCATGCGGAGTCACACAGGTTTACGACGGAACATTCAGCGGCAGGCTGGTGGCAGGTTCCGGCATTTTTGCGGCTCTGCTGCAGCGCAACGGCATACCCGTTACCGAAGATACCGCCCTGTGACCTGACTTGCACATCTGCACACATTTTCTGCACAACCATGTGCATCACGCTGCACATGCGGGCATATAAAAAAACGAACAGTTTTACAACATGCTGTTATAGCATGTTATTTTTGTTTGGCACGACATGTGCTTTAAGGAAAGCATTGGCAATGAGTTTCCTCTGAAACAGACGCATCCTGAACACCACCGGAGACCGTTACCGAACCACTTGCGGCATCCCCGCACACGGTTCTCCGGCACTTTTACCGGCAGTTTCCCTTCCGCCGGACAACCCCGATTCCGAGAGTGTGGCGCTCTGGAGGTTGCCCGGCCCGAAACATCGCCGATTACGGGGCGACAAGCCCAAGCGCTAACGGTCACGCTTTTTGACCGACTGAATATATCGGGGTCATGTACCCCGTGGCCGCCCGGCTTCCTCCTCCCCGTCGGCGGCCGCACTGCGAAAGATGGCGACGTGGCAAGGCCGCAAGGCCTTGCCCAGCTTACAACCCCGCTCATGCGGGATGACATAGACAACTTGCCATGAGGACACTCCTCCTCTGCTGCATACGCCGGTCGCGGCAACGCCCGAAGCCGTGACCAATGGCAGACGAACCCGTCAATACCTCCTTTGCTCTTCCCCCGGCCGCATTGTGCGGCCGGGGGCCTTCTTTGTACCCCGCACACGGGTATGGCTGTTGACAGCAGCCCTTACATTTACCTACCTTCCCGTGCACCGGGCACAACGTACAACCCTCATGCGGCCCTGCCGCACACAGGAAGCATCATGTCCAACTTTCTTGTACGCGGCATTCTTATAGGCGGCGCTCTGGGCGCATTCGGCGGTATGCTGGGATT belongs to Oleidesulfovibrio alaskensis DSM 16109 and includes:
- a CDS encoding DUF523 domain-containing protein yields the protein MRYIVSACLAGVCCRYDAQAKPHPQVLELIRQGRAIPVCPEQLGGLPTPRDGAELCHGRVLTRNGTDVTAQFVLGAQQALELARLFGAGAAILQARSPSCGVTQVYDGTFSGRLVAGSGIFAALLQRNGIPVTEDTAL